A region of Paenibacillus sp. 37 DNA encodes the following proteins:
- a CDS encoding sensor histidine kinase: MKLRTYLVLSSLTGIGVLLICLFISYSKMLLTIEQLYWLSAITAGVGLLSFILQYLLTKPLEKSIARITQQTIRIAEGDFHTEVPLIGTQEFKLLAQQFNEMSSKLKESFDHLHHSETARRELIANVSHDLRTPLASIQSFVEALEDDVIKDKETFQRYLNTIRLETKRLGGLIQDLFELSSLEAQGEVFVPQPCHVDELLLSTLESFSFHLAEKTLNVEIDLPDKLPAAVMMPAQMKRVLSNLLQNAIQYSPIEGKIILAAEEKGPFIRISVTDEGEGIEAEETSRIFERFYRIDKSRSKSNGGAGLGLAIAQSIVELHGGEIGVQSTKGEGSCFWFTLPIYVSR, from the coding sequence ATGAAACTTCGCACATACTTGGTGTTGTCCAGTCTCACAGGCATTGGCGTATTATTAATTTGTTTGTTCATCAGTTATTCCAAAATGCTGCTTACGATCGAACAATTGTATTGGTTATCGGCTATAACGGCAGGGGTAGGCTTACTTTCATTTATTCTTCAATATTTGCTGACCAAGCCATTAGAGAAATCAATTGCGCGAATTACACAGCAGACGATCCGAATTGCCGAAGGGGATTTCCATACGGAAGTCCCTCTCATCGGTACGCAGGAATTTAAGCTCCTGGCACAGCAATTTAATGAAATGAGTTCCAAGCTGAAGGAAAGCTTTGATCATCTGCATCACTCAGAAACCGCGAGACGAGAGTTGATCGCCAATGTTTCCCATGATTTACGGACTCCCTTGGCATCCATTCAGTCATTCGTCGAAGCGTTGGAGGATGATGTCATTAAGGATAAAGAAACCTTTCAGCGTTACCTGAACACGATACGACTTGAGACGAAGCGTTTGGGAGGGCTTATTCAAGATTTGTTCGAATTATCCAGCCTGGAAGCGCAAGGGGAGGTATTTGTGCCTCAGCCTTGTCACGTCGATGAGTTGCTGCTCAGTACGTTGGAGAGTTTTTCGTTTCATCTCGCCGAGAAAACGCTGAACGTTGAAATCGATTTGCCCGATAAATTACCAGCCGCGGTCATGATGCCTGCACAAATGAAGCGGGTCCTTTCCAATTTGCTGCAAAATGCCATTCAATACTCTCCTATTGAAGGAAAAATTATTCTGGCTGCCGAAGAGAAGGGGCCGTTTATACGAATTTCAGTTACAGATGAAGGGGAAGGCATTGAAGCGGAGGAAACTTCGCGTATATTTGAACGTTTTTATCGAATTGACAAATCACGTAGTAAGAGCAATGGGGGGGCCGGGCTTGGCCTTGCTATCGCTCAATCGATTGTGGAACTCCATGGTGGCGAGATTGGGGTTCAGAGTACAAAAGGAGAAGGAAGCTGCTTCTGGTTCACGCTTCCGATCTACGTCAGTCGTTAA
- a CDS encoding cytochrome c biogenesis CcdA family protein encodes MNDLTSDLVFLFGVFGAGLLSFFAPCILPLIPVYVSYLSGSMVNGTNQQQPDTNSVRLRSTLVLRTFLFVLGLSLVFVLLGFGSGIVGNLISSPVFIAICGAIVVLFGIYQTGLIRLSWLERERKLSNDQAKRGGYVGAFLLGLTFSFGWTPCIGPVLAAILGIAAGEGSPLYGGFLMFLYTLGLAIPFLILSVFSEYVMKRIRGLYRYMGVIKITSGCILIVMGLLLMTDRLNNLVTWFQ; translated from the coding sequence GTGAATGACTTGACCAGTGATTTGGTTTTTCTTTTCGGCGTTTTTGGTGCAGGATTGTTATCGTTTTTTGCGCCATGTATTCTGCCGCTGATCCCGGTATATGTGTCTTATCTATCCGGAAGTATGGTCAACGGTACGAATCAGCAGCAGCCTGACACCAACTCGGTTCGGTTGAGGTCCACACTTGTTTTGCGGACATTTTTATTTGTTCTTGGGTTGTCCCTGGTATTTGTTTTACTCGGTTTTGGTTCCGGCATCGTTGGTAATTTGATCTCAAGTCCTGTGTTTATTGCCATCTGCGGAGCCATCGTGGTGCTTTTTGGGATTTATCAAACCGGGTTGATCCGACTATCCTGGCTGGAACGGGAGAGAAAGCTGTCAAACGATCAAGCCAAACGGGGAGGGTATGTCGGAGCGTTCCTGTTGGGTCTGACGTTTAGTTTTGGCTGGACGCCTTGTATCGGGCCTGTTCTGGCTGCCATTCTTGGTATCGCCGCAGGAGAAGGCTCTCCACTGTATGGCGGGTTTCTCATGTTCCTGTATACCCTTGGATTAGCGATTCCTTTCCTGATTCTGTCCGTTTTTTCGGAATATGTTATGAAGCGGATACGTGGTTTATACAGATATATGGGTGTCATCAAAATAACTTCCGGCTGTATTCTTATTGTCATGGGACTACTGTTAATGACAGACCGACTAAACAACTTGGTGACCTGGTTTCAATAA